A genomic stretch from Anoplopoma fimbria isolate UVic2021 breed Golden Eagle Sablefish chromosome 8, Afim_UVic_2022, whole genome shotgun sequence includes:
- the LOC129094677 gene encoding uncharacterized protein LOC129094677, with the protein MMETKVWIALCALLLLHFGSTDHVDDHAAASPAPEILAPEAPEAPEAAEAPEAAEAPDSSLEPKVPDAAVPPQNGSDANTNTGGDGSLNGKTTTEEETIPATPELKNDTSSASPTEAAVPEDKSTSHPSIHPSPTSHTSTTTTTSTTTTTSITSTTTPTSIPTDTTHTTPVDTPTTTPATKTTHHAAPPESVTPSNQTTHNKTHSTTLVPAPEPAKPETTSTTTTTIIISKSSSTSSTSPSQEPPRTESSTLTPPHNTSESDGHPETSSEASQRHTVNPPSSPSAQAKPHVDNPSQLNVGDDPTMVHDSPTLDPLLAGLVSAFIITAVIITLLLFLKLRQRDNRPEFRRLQDLPMDDMMEDTPLSMYSY; encoded by the exons ATGATGGAGACTAAAGTGTGGATTGCCCTTTGTGCGCTGCTGCTCCTTCACTTTGGATCCACTGATCATG TTGACGACCACGCTGCTGCCTCCCCTGCTCCAGAAATCTTGGCCCCTGAGGCCCCTGAGGCCCCTGAGGCTGCTGAGGCCCCTGAGGCCGCTGAGGCCCCTGATTCCAGCCTGGAGCCTAAAGTTCCCGATGCTGCCGTACCGCCACAGAACGGCTCGGACGCAAATACGAATACAGGAGGCGACGGCAGTTTGAAcggcaaaacaacaacagaagagGAAACCATCCCTGCGACCCCCGAATTAAAGAACG ATACCAGCAGTGCCTCTCCCACGGAGGCTGCTGTTCCGGAAGACAAGTCGACATCACATCCTTCAATTCATCCTTCCCCCACTTCTCACACCTCCACCACAACCACAActagcaccaccaccaccaccagcatcACCTCCACCACGACCCCCACCTCCATCcccacagacacaacacacacaacccctGTAGACACACCGACCACCACgccagcaacaaaaacaacacatcatgCTGCACCACCTGAGTCTGTGACACCATCAAACCAGACAactcacaacaaaacacactcaaCCACTTTGGTCCCAGCACCTGAGCCAGCAAAACCCGaaaccacctccaccaccaccaccaccatcatcatctccaAGTCCAGTTCAACATCCAGCACCAGCCCCTCTCAAGAGCCCCCCAGAACCGAGTCGTCGACGCTCACGCCTCCACACAACACCTCGGAGTCCGACGGACATCCCGAGACCTCAAGCGAGGCCAGTCAGAGGCACACCGTCAACCCGCCGAGCAGCCCCTCCGCCCAGGCCAAACCCCACGTAGACAACCCCTCCCAGCTCAACGTTGGGGATGACC CCACGATGGTCCACGACTCCCCTACATTAGACCCCCTCCTGGCTGGCCTGGTGTCAGCCTTCATCATCACTGCGGTCATCAtcactctgctcctcttcctcaaaCTGCGCCAGAGAGACAACAGACCAGAGTTCCGCCGGCTGCAGGATCTCCCTATG GACGATATGATGGAGGACACACCCTTGTCCATGTACAGCTACTGA